From Streptomyces sp. NBC_01460, a single genomic window includes:
- a CDS encoding metallopeptidase family protein, whose translation MLEMTREEFEELVSLALDRVPPELMRLMDNVAVFVEEEPEDPEDRELLGLYEGTPLTERGEWYAGVLPDRITVYRGPTLRMCETREDVVAETEITVVHEIAHHFGIDDERLHELGYG comes from the coding sequence GTGCTGGAGATGACGCGCGAGGAGTTCGAAGAGCTGGTGAGCCTGGCTCTTGACCGGGTCCCGCCGGAGCTGATGCGGCTGATGGACAACGTCGCGGTGTTCGTGGAGGAGGAGCCGGAGGACCCGGAGGACCGGGAGCTGCTCGGTCTGTACGAGGGCACGCCGCTCACCGAACGCGGTGAGTGGTACGCCGGGGTCCTGCCGGACCGGATCACCGTCTACCGGGGGCCGACCCTGCGGATGTGCGAGACCCGCGAGGACGTGGTCGCCGAGACGGAGATCACCGTGGTCCACGAGATCGCCCACCACTTCGGCATCGACGACGAACGGCTGCACGAGCTGGGCTACGGATGA
- a CDS encoding fluoride efflux transporter FluC, protein MTGSWRVLAAVAAGGAVGAVARHAATLAWPAPEDGFPWVVLGVNVTGCALIGVLMVLTVERGTVTRPLVRPFLGVGVLGGFTTFSTYAAGVARLLVRQEVLTAMAYAASTTVAALGAVWGAAVLTRTLVDRRGRTA, encoded by the coding sequence ATGACCGGCTCCTGGCGGGTCCTGGCGGCGGTCGCGGCCGGCGGAGCCGTGGGGGCCGTGGCGCGTCACGCGGCGACGCTCGCCTGGCCGGCCCCGGAGGACGGTTTTCCCTGGGTGGTCCTCGGCGTCAACGTCACGGGCTGCGCCCTGATCGGCGTGCTGATGGTGCTGACCGTCGAGCGGGGGACGGTCACCCGTCCGCTGGTGCGGCCGTTCCTGGGGGTCGGGGTGCTCGGCGGGTTCACCACCTTCTCGACGTACGCCGCCGGCGTCGCCCGGCTGCTGGTACGTCAGGAGGTGCTGACGGCCATGGCGTACGCGGCGTCGACCACCGTGGCGGCGCTCGGCGCGGTGTGGGGGGCCGCCGTGCTCACCCGGACCCTGGTGGACCGGCGGGGGCGTACGGCGTGA
- a CDS encoding fluoride efflux transporter FluC: MNWLLVLVGGAVGAPLRYLTDRAVRARHGAGLPYVFPWGTLAANAAGSLLLGLLTGASVSDPAFALLATGLCGALTTYSTFSYETLRLAETGRGFLAGANVLVSLLVGLGAVFLGAELAGGPGGAGG, translated from the coding sequence GTGAACTGGCTGCTCGTCCTGGTCGGGGGCGCCGTCGGGGCGCCGCTGCGGTATCTGACGGACCGTGCGGTGCGCGCGCGGCACGGCGCGGGGCTGCCGTACGTCTTCCCGTGGGGGACCCTGGCCGCCAACGCGGCGGGAAGCCTGCTGCTCGGGCTGCTGACGGGGGCCTCGGTGTCCGACCCGGCCTTCGCCCTGCTGGCCACCGGCCTGTGCGGGGCGCTGACGACGTATTCGACGTTCTCGTACGAGACCCTGCGGCTGGCCGAGACGGGGCGTGGTTTCCTCGCCGGGGCCAATGTCCTGGTGTCCCTGCTGGTGGGGCTCGGGGCGGTGTTCCTGGGGGCGGAGCTCGCGGGCGGCCCGGGGGGCGCCGGCGGGTGA
- a CDS encoding DEAD/DEAH box helicase, with product MPESTENVELIEVVEAAEAVVAEAPEAVVEETSTEAADAEPTISFADLGLPEGIVRKLAQNGVTAPFPIQAATIPDALAGKDILGRGRTGSGKTLSFGLPTLAALSGGHTEKKKPRAIILTPTRELAMQVADALQPYGDVLGLKMKVVCGGTSMGNQIYALERGVDVLVATPGRLRDIINRGACSLENVQVAVLDEADQMSDLGFLPEVTELLDQIPGGGQRMLFSATMENEIGTLVKRYLSNPVTHEVDSAQGNVSTMSHHVLVVKPKDKAPVTAAIAARKGRTIIFVRTQLGADRIAEQLIESGVKADALHGGMTQGARTRVLEDFKKGFVNALVATDVAARGIHVDGIDLVLNVDPAGDHKDYLHRSGRTARAGKSGVVVSLALPHQRRQIFRLMEDAGVDASRHIVQGAGVFEPEVAEITGARSLTEVQADSANNAAKQAEREAADLTKQLERVQRRAVELREEADRLVARAARERGEDPEAAVAEVAAEAEAALVAAASVPEQPAAREDRRDERGNYGRRDDRGGDRGGYRGGNDRVGERSGRPAGSNGYRGSSDRPSFRGSNDRREDRPVGGGFRSGGGDRRDDRGGRSFERRDNDRPSFNRDRRDDRPSGGSSGGFRSGGGDRRDDRGGRPFERRDNDRPSFNRDRRDDRPSGGFRSGGGDRPFNRDRRDDRPSGGFRSGGGDRPTGRRDDHRGGTGTGTGTGTFGRRDDKPRWKRNG from the coding sequence ATGCCCGAGAGCACCGAGAACGTCGAGCTCATCGAGGTTGTCGAGGCCGCCGAGGCCGTAGTCGCCGAGGCCCCCGAGGCCGTAGTCGAGGAGACCTCCACCGAGGCCGCCGACGCCGAGCCGACCATCTCGTTCGCCGACCTGGGCCTGCCCGAGGGCATCGTCCGCAAGCTCGCGCAGAACGGTGTGACGGCCCCCTTCCCGATCCAGGCCGCGACCATCCCGGACGCCCTGGCCGGCAAGGACATCCTGGGCCGCGGCCGTACCGGCTCCGGCAAGACCCTCTCCTTCGGTCTGCCGACCCTGGCCGCGCTGTCCGGCGGCCACACCGAGAAGAAGAAGCCCCGCGCGATCATCCTCACGCCGACCCGTGAGCTCGCGATGCAGGTCGCGGACGCGCTGCAGCCCTACGGCGACGTGCTCGGCCTGAAGATGAAGGTCGTCTGCGGCGGTACGTCGATGGGCAACCAGATCTACGCGCTGGAGCGCGGTGTCGACGTCCTCGTCGCCACCCCGGGCCGTCTGCGCGACATCATCAACCGTGGCGCCTGCTCCCTGGAGAACGTCCAGGTCGCGGTCCTCGACGAGGCCGACCAGATGTCGGACCTGGGCTTCCTGCCCGAGGTCACCGAGCTGCTCGACCAGATCCCCGGCGGCGGCCAGCGCATGCTCTTCTCCGCCACCATGGAGAACGAGATCGGCACGCTCGTCAAGCGTTACCTGAGCAACCCGGTCACCCACGAGGTCGACAGCGCCCAGGGCAACGTCTCGACCATGTCGCACCACGTCCTCGTCGTGAAGCCGAAGGACAAGGCGCCCGTCACGGCCGCGATCGCCGCCCGCAAGGGCCGCACGATCATCTTCGTCCGCACCCAGCTGGGCGCCGACCGCATCGCCGAGCAGCTCATCGAGTCCGGTGTGAAGGCCGACGCGCTGCACGGCGGCATGACGCAGGGTGCCCGTACCCGCGTCCTCGAGGACTTCAAGAAGGGCTTCGTCAACGCCCTCGTCGCCACCGACGTCGCCGCCCGCGGCATCCACGTCGACGGCATCGACCTCGTGCTGAACGTGGACCCGGCCGGCGACCACAAGGACTACCTGCACCGCTCGGGCCGTACCGCCCGCGCCGGCAAGTCCGGTGTCGTCGTCTCGCTGGCGCTCCCGCACCAGCGCCGTCAGATCTTCCGCCTCATGGAGGACGCGGGCGTCGACGCCTCGCGTCACATCGTCCAGGGCGCGGGCGTCTTCGAGCCCGAGGTCGCCGAGATCACCGGTGCCCGTTCGCTGACCGAGGTCCAGGCCGACTCCGCGAACAACGCGGCCAAGCAGGCCGAGCGCGAGGCCGCCGACCTCACCAAGCAGCTGGAGCGCGTCCAGCGCCGTGCCGTCGAGCTGCGCGAGGAGGCCGACCGCCTGGTCGCCCGTGCCGCCCGCGAGCGGGGCGAGGACCCGGAGGCAGCGGTGGCCGAGGTCGCCGCCGAGGCGGAGGCCGCCCTGGTGGCCGCCGCGTCCGTGCCGGAGCAGCCGGCGGCCCGCGAGGACCGTCGTGACGAGCGCGGCAACTACGGCCGTCGTGACGACCGGGGCGGCGACCGCGGTGGATACCGCGGTGGCAACGACCGTGTCGGCGAGCGCAGTGGCCGTCCCGCCGGCAGCAACGGCTACCGGGGCAGCAGCGACCGTCCGTCGTTCCGCGGGAGCAACGACCGCCGCGAGGACCGTCCGGTGGGCGGTGGGTTCCGCTCCGGTGGCGGCGACCGTCGTGACGACCGGGGTGGCCGTTCGTTCGAGCGTCGTGACAACGACCGCCCGTCGTTCAACCGCGACCGTCGTGACGACCGTCCGTCGGGCGGTTCGTCCGGTGGCTTCCGCTCCGGTGGCGGCGACCGTCGTGACGACCGGGGTGGCCGTCCGTTCGAGCGTCGTGACAACGACCGCCCGTCGTTCAACCGCGACCGTCGTGACGACCGTCCCTCCGGTGGCTTCCGCTCCGGTGGCGGCGACCGCCCGTTCAACCGTGACCGTCGTGACGACCGCCCCTCGGGCGGCTTCCGCTCCGGTGGCGGCGACCGCCCGACCGGCCGTCGTGACGACCACCGCGGTGGCACCGGCACGGGTACCGGCACCGGCACCTTCGGCCGCCGCGACGACAAGCCGCGCTGGAAGCGCAACGGCTGA
- a CDS encoding amino acid permease yields the protein MTNDEAAVAAPPPDAPAPTTDEERLAELGYTQVLARRMSAFSNYAVSFTIISVLSGCLTLYLFGMNTGGPAVITWGWVGVGLMTLFVGLAMAEICSAYPTSAGLYFWAHRLAPPRSAAAWAWFAGWFNVLGQVAVTAGIDFGAASFLGAYLNLQFGFEVTPGRTILLFAAILILHGLLNTFGVGIVAVLNNVSVWWHVVGVAVIVGALTFVPDSHQSASYVFTEFVNNTGWGSGFYVVMIGLLMAQYTFTGYDASAHMTEETHDAAVAGPRGIVQSIWTSWIAGFVLLLGFTFAIQSYDGALNSATGAPPAQILLDALGATTGKLLLLVVIGAQLFCGMASVTANSRMIYAFSRDGALPFSRVWHTVSPRTRTPVAAVWLAALGALALGLPYLINVTAYAAVTSIAVIGLYIAYVIPTLLRLLRGDDFVRGPWHLGRWSRPIGIVAVAWVGVITVLFMLPQVAPVTWESFNYAPLAVLVVLGFAAVWWLVSARHWFLKPAEPAHKAATTDDSAG from the coding sequence ATGACAAACGACGAAGCCGCTGTGGCGGCACCACCGCCGGACGCACCCGCTCCCACGACGGACGAGGAGCGGCTGGCCGAACTCGGCTACACCCAGGTCCTCGCGCGCCGGATGTCCGCCTTCTCCAACTACGCGGTCTCGTTCACGATCATCTCGGTGCTCTCCGGCTGCCTGACGCTGTATCTGTTCGGCATGAACACCGGTGGTCCCGCCGTCATCACCTGGGGCTGGGTCGGTGTCGGGCTGATGACGCTGTTCGTCGGCCTGGCGATGGCCGAGATCTGTTCGGCGTACCCGACGTCCGCGGGCCTGTACTTCTGGGCCCACCGCCTGGCCCCACCGCGCTCGGCCGCGGCGTGGGCCTGGTTCGCCGGCTGGTTCAACGTGCTCGGCCAGGTCGCCGTCACCGCCGGGATCGACTTCGGCGCCGCGTCCTTCCTCGGGGCGTACCTGAACCTCCAGTTCGGCTTCGAGGTCACGCCGGGCCGTACGATCCTGCTCTTCGCGGCGATCCTGATCCTGCACGGCCTGCTGAACACCTTCGGCGTCGGCATCGTCGCCGTCCTCAACAACGTCAGCGTCTGGTGGCACGTGGTCGGGGTGGCCGTCATCGTGGGGGCGCTGACCTTCGTGCCGGACTCGCACCAGTCGGCGTCGTACGTCTTCACCGAGTTCGTCAACAACACCGGCTGGGGCAGCGGCTTCTACGTCGTCATGATCGGCCTGCTGATGGCGCAGTACACCTTCACCGGTTACGACGCCTCCGCCCACATGACGGAGGAGACCCACGACGCGGCCGTGGCGGGCCCGCGTGGCATCGTGCAGTCCATCTGGACGTCGTGGATCGCCGGTTTCGTGCTCCTGCTGGGCTTCACCTTCGCCATCCAGTCCTACGACGGTGCCCTGAACTCCGCGACCGGGGCCCCTCCCGCGCAGATCCTCCTGGACGCGCTCGGCGCCACCACCGGCAAGCTCCTGCTGCTCGTCGTGATCGGTGCCCAGCTCTTCTGCGGGATGGCGTCCGTGACCGCGAACAGCCGCATGATCTACGCCTTCTCGCGCGACGGGGCGCTGCCCTTCTCCCGCGTCTGGCACACGGTCAGCCCCCGCACCCGCACACCCGTCGCGGCGGTCTGGCTGGCGGCCCTCGGCGCCCTGGCGCTCGGCCTCCCGTATCTGATCAACGTCACCGCGTACGCCGCCGTGACGTCCATCGCCGTCATCGGGCTCTACATCGCCTACGTCATCCCCACACTGCTCAGACTGCTGCGGGGCGACGACTTCGTCCGGGGCCCGTGGCACCTGGGCCGCTGGTCCCGGCCCATCGGCATCGTCGCCGTGGCCTGGGTCGGGGTGATCACGGTGCTCTTCATGCTGCCCCAGGTCGCGCCGGTCACCTGGGAGAGCTTCAACTACGCCCCCCTGGCGGTCCTGGTGGTGCTCGGCTTCGCCGCCGTCTGGTGGCTGGTCTCCGCGCGCCACTGGTTCCTGAAACCCGCCGAGCCCGCGCACAAGGCCGCGACGACGGACGATTCCGCCGGCTGA
- a CDS encoding histone protein — protein MDTTTRAAIVAALAAGYVVGRTKQGKLALSVLALAAGKSLDPKSLIDEGFKKLSENPQFAQLGEQVRGELLTSGRGALSEVTNRGVTSLSEVLQQRMLSLTGAPDDETKDEDTEEQGEDQYAEDEEEEPEYDEEWEDEEEEEEEPSDDEATEEEEPEPSRPSSRHSKKRTRPERPTDRKPGPKNPPAKRAMARKAAERKPGPKNPPARKAMARKAARESAEKEDSPRRGGTRAARRRDRG, from the coding sequence ATGGACACCACCACCAGGGCCGCGATCGTGGCCGCGCTCGCGGCCGGATATGTCGTCGGCAGGACGAAACAGGGGAAGCTCGCCCTGAGTGTCCTCGCCCTTGCCGCGGGTAAATCACTCGATCCCAAGAGCCTGATCGACGAAGGATTCAAGAAACTTTCCGAGAATCCGCAGTTCGCCCAGCTCGGCGAGCAGGTCCGGGGGGAGCTGCTGACGTCAGGGCGAGGAGCCTTGTCCGAGGTGACCAACCGAGGTGTCACGTCCTTGAGTGAGGTCCTTCAGCAGCGGATGCTTTCGCTGACCGGTGCGCCGGACGACGAAACGAAGGACGAGGACACCGAGGAGCAAGGCGAGGACCAGTACGCCGAGGACGAGGAAGAAGAGCCGGAGTACGACGAGGAATGGGAAGACGAAGAGGAAGAGGAAGAGGAACCGTCTGACGACGAGGCCACGGAAGAAGAAGAGCCGGAGCCGTCGCGTCCCTCCTCCCGTCATTCCAAGAAGCGGACAAGGCCCGAGAGGCCCACCGACAGGAAGCCGGGGCCGAAGAATCCCCCCGCGAAGAGGGCGATGGCACGAAAGGCTGCGGAGAGGAAGCCAGGTCCCAAGAACCCTCCGGCGAGAAAGGCAATGGCGCGTAAGGCGGCACGTGAGTCGGCCGAGAAGGAGGACTCGCCACGGCGGGGCGGGACGCGGGCCGCCCGCCGTAGGGACCGAGGGTGA
- a CDS encoding PP2C family protein-serine/threonine phosphatase yields the protein MGSWLKGLPELLTAAETAAPADAVDVFGEDLRRRFGATDVSFLIVDLTGKAVARLSTGGAPGTGGEAERIPLLGSVYEQVIRTQRPYQEATGQGHRVITPVTNRGDAIGLLDVTLPSHPDETVVNAVAEAAHVLAYVVIANGRFTDLYTWGKRTRPPTLAAEIQYQLLPQSLSCEGAQFTLCGNLEPSEELSGDTFDYALERDTLHLSVTDPMGHDLAAALAATVLVNALRGARRARAGLAEQAHRADQALLDHGRGHATGQLLRIDLHTGRAQLVNAGHPWPLRLRDGTVEEIPCEVDQPFGLSVVAPHHYRVQDIDLRPGDRVLMVTDGMFEHHGEDVDLPALLRRTRTLHPRETVLTLASAVREAAGGVLEDDATVMCLDWHGTRETQRHVSSGADTGQASAGRTWWQPY from the coding sequence ATGGGATCTTGGCTGAAGGGGCTTCCCGAGTTGCTGACGGCTGCGGAGACAGCGGCACCGGCGGATGCCGTCGACGTGTTCGGGGAGGATCTGCGGCGGCGTTTCGGGGCCACGGACGTCTCCTTCCTGATCGTGGACCTGACCGGCAAGGCGGTGGCACGACTGTCCACCGGCGGCGCCCCGGGGACCGGTGGTGAAGCGGAGCGCATCCCGTTGCTCGGCAGCGTCTACGAACAGGTGATCCGCACCCAGCGGCCGTATCAGGAAGCGACCGGGCAGGGGCACAGGGTGATCACCCCGGTGACCAATCGCGGGGATGCGATCGGGCTGCTGGACGTCACGCTCCCGAGCCACCCTGACGAGACCGTGGTGAACGCCGTTGCGGAGGCCGCCCACGTCCTGGCCTACGTCGTGATCGCCAACGGGCGTTTCACGGACCTCTACACGTGGGGCAAGCGTACGAGGCCCCCCACTCTCGCGGCGGAGATCCAGTACCAGCTGCTGCCACAGTCACTCTCGTGCGAGGGTGCGCAGTTCACCCTGTGCGGCAATCTGGAACCTTCCGAGGAGCTCAGCGGGGACACCTTCGACTACGCCCTCGAACGCGACACCCTGCACCTGTCGGTGACCGACCCCATGGGCCACGATCTCGCCGCGGCTCTCGCCGCCACCGTCCTGGTGAACGCCCTGCGGGGGGCCCGCCGTGCCAGGGCCGGCTTGGCCGAGCAGGCCCACCGGGCCGATCAGGCGCTGTTGGACCACGGCCGAGGTCACGCCACCGGGCAACTGCTGCGCATCGACCTCCACACCGGGCGGGCACAGCTCGTCAACGCCGGTCACCCATGGCCCCTGCGTCTGCGCGACGGGACGGTCGAGGAGATCCCCTGCGAGGTGGACCAGCCCTTCGGGCTGTCCGTGGTCGCACCCCACCACTACAGGGTCCAGGACATCGACCTGCGTCCCGGTGACCGCGTACTCATGGTCACGGACGGCATGTTTGAACACCATGGGGAGGACGTCGACCTCCCGGCCCTGCTGAGACGGACCCGCACCCTGCACCCGCGGGAGACCGTGCTGACGCTGGCCTCCGCGGTCCGGGAGGCCGCGGGGGGCGTGCTCGAGGACGATGCCACGGTGATGTGCCTGGACTGGCACGGCACTCGGGAGACGCAGCGACACGTCAGCTCCGGTGCGGACACAGGGCAGGCCTCAGCCGGCCGCACGTGGTGGCAGCCGTACTGA
- a CDS encoding maleylpyruvate isomerase family mycothiol-dependent enzyme encodes MVHAERAALLHDLEGLDDRQWEEPSLCEGWTVRDVVAHLTDTARTTRLGFLVGLARAGFDFDRQNARGVARERGASPAETLERLRRVATRTSTPPAPLDSRLVEEIVHGEDIRRPLGLARSYPAEAVVRSLRLQARTPASFGGAKELVSRVRLTAADGEVSIGEGPEVSGPVLSLLLTVSRRRVALDDLDGPGVAVLAAAL; translated from the coding sequence ATGGTCCACGCGGAGCGCGCGGCGCTCCTCCATGACCTCGAAGGCCTCGACGACCGTCAGTGGGAGGAGCCGTCGCTCTGTGAGGGGTGGACGGTGCGCGACGTGGTCGCCCACCTGACGGACACGGCGCGGACGACACGCCTGGGTTTCCTGGTGGGTCTCGCCCGGGCGGGGTTCGACTTCGACCGCCAGAACGCCCGCGGTGTCGCGCGCGAACGTGGTGCCTCGCCGGCGGAGACGCTGGAGCGGCTCCGCCGCGTCGCGACCCGTACGTCGACCCCGCCGGCGCCCCTCGACAGCCGACTGGTCGAGGAGATCGTGCACGGCGAGGACATCCGCCGGCCGCTGGGGCTCGCCCGCTCCTACCCGGCCGAGGCCGTCGTCAGATCCCTGCGGCTGCAGGCCCGGACTCCTGCCTCCTTCGGCGGGGCCAAGGAGCTCGTGTCCCGCGTCCGGCTGACGGCCGCCGACGGAGAGGTCTCGATCGGGGAAGGCCCGGAGGTGAGCGGGCCGGTGCTCTCGCTGCTCCTCACCGTCTCCCGCCGACGGGTGGCACTGGACGACCTCGACGGGCCGGGGGTCGCCGTGCTGGCTGCGGCGCTCTGA
- a CDS encoding MarR family winged helix-turn-helix transcriptional regulator translates to MNRATHEVEYEQMLLSRHGLLNQRKGRRKDGLLERSAYVLLSRIRIQGPMTVGELSEAFDLDVSTLNRQTAAVMRAGFVERIPDPDGGMARKFRITEEGARTLDAEREGMVTSLERVMADWPDEDISAFAGYLRRFNSDIERIGGRPWPRP, encoded by the coding sequence ATGAACAGGGCAACGCACGAGGTCGAGTACGAGCAGATGCTCCTCAGCCGCCACGGGCTCCTGAACCAGAGAAAGGGACGCCGCAAGGACGGCCTCCTGGAGCGCAGCGCGTACGTCCTGCTCAGCCGCATCCGCATCCAGGGCCCCATGACCGTCGGTGAGCTCAGCGAGGCCTTCGACCTCGACGTCTCCACCCTCAACCGGCAGACCGCCGCGGTGATGCGCGCCGGCTTCGTGGAGCGCATCCCCGATCCGGACGGGGGCATGGCCCGCAAGTTCCGCATCACCGAGGAGGGCGCCAGGACCCTCGACGCGGAACGCGAGGGCATGGTCACCTCGCTGGAGCGCGTCATGGCCGACTGGCCCGACGAGGACATCTCCGCCTTCGCCGGCTACCTGCGCCGCTTCAACTCGGACATCGAGCGTATCGGCGGCCGTCCCTGGCCGCGGCCCTGA
- a CDS encoding MFS transporter: protein MDAPQPPARASGVITTLALAGTVAAVMQTLVTPLIAELPRILDTSSSNAAWVVTVTLLVAGVCVPVTGRLGDLLGKRRMLLACSVPLVVGSVVCALASSVVPMIIGRGLQGMGMGMVPLGIALLRDVVPAEKLSGSIALVSASMGIGGALGLPISAAVAEYTSWRVLFWGSAALALMIAVLIWSFIPDVPAGAKGQRFDAPGAIGLAIGLVSLLLAISKGADWGWGSGTTLGLFAVAVVALGTWGFYELRTRDPLVDLRTTARPRVLLTNISSILVGVGMYSFMLIAPQLLQFPEATGYGLGQSMLAAGLWMAPGGVMMMIVSPLGGKLINARGPKIALVLGALVISLGYGLSLALMGSAWGLMIVGIVINSGVGLAYGAMPALIMSSVPLSETAAANGFNTLMRSLGTTIGSAVIGVVLAQMTTDLGGFSLASEDGFRVGLTIGCGVALVAAAVAAFIPGLVRPAGDGDKAGPAASDKVVVEA, encoded by the coding sequence ATGGACGCCCCCCAGCCCCCAGCCCGCGCAAGCGGTGTGATCACGACGCTGGCGCTCGCCGGCACGGTCGCAGCGGTCATGCAGACGCTGGTGACCCCGCTCATAGCCGAGCTGCCGCGGATCCTGGACACCTCGTCGTCCAACGCGGCATGGGTGGTCACCGTCACCCTCCTGGTAGCCGGTGTGTGCGTGCCGGTCACCGGCCGGCTCGGCGACCTCCTCGGCAAGCGGCGGATGCTGTTGGCCTGCTCGGTCCCGCTGGTCGTCGGCTCCGTGGTGTGCGCCCTGGCCTCCTCCGTGGTGCCGATGATCATCGGCCGGGGCCTCCAGGGCATGGGCATGGGCATGGTCCCGCTGGGCATCGCGCTGCTGCGTGACGTGGTCCCCGCCGAGAAGCTCAGCGGCTCGATCGCCCTGGTCAGCGCCTCCATGGGCATCGGTGGCGCCCTCGGCCTGCCGATCTCGGCCGCCGTCGCCGAATACACGAGCTGGCGCGTGCTGTTCTGGGGCTCCGCCGCCCTCGCGCTGATGATCGCCGTGCTGATCTGGTCCTTCATCCCGGACGTTCCGGCCGGCGCCAAGGGGCAGCGCTTCGACGCGCCCGGCGCGATCGGGCTCGCCATCGGCCTGGTGTCCCTCCTGCTGGCCATCTCCAAGGGCGCCGACTGGGGCTGGGGTTCGGGCACCACGCTCGGCCTGTTCGCCGTCGCCGTCGTGGCGCTCGGCACCTGGGGGTTCTACGAGCTGCGCACCCGTGACCCGCTGGTCGACCTGCGGACCACCGCGCGCCCCCGCGTGCTGCTGACCAACATCTCCTCGATCCTCGTCGGCGTCGGCATGTACTCCTTCATGCTCATCGCCCCGCAGCTGCTCCAGTTCCCGGAGGCCACGGGGTACGGCCTCGGGCAGTCGATGCTGGCCGCCGGTCTGTGGATGGCCCCCGGCGGCGTGATGATGATGATCGTCTCCCCGCTCGGAGGGAAGCTGATCAACGCGCGCGGCCCCAAGATCGCACTCGTCCTCGGCGCGCTGGTGATCTCCCTGGGCTACGGCCTCTCCCTGGCCCTCATGGGCTCCGCCTGGGGCCTGATGATCGTCGGTATCGTCATCAACAGCGGCGTCGGCCTCGCCTACGGCGCCATGCCCGCCCTGATCATGAGCTCGGTCCCGCTCTCGGAGACCGCCGCAGCCAACGGCTTCAACACCCTGATGCGTTCGCTGGGCACCACCATCGGGTCCGCCGTCATCGGTGTGGTGCTGGCGCAGATGACCACCGACCTCGGCGGTTTCTCGCTCGCCTCCGAGGACGGCTTCCGCGTCGGCCTGACGATCGGCTGCGGAGTGGCGCTCGTCGCCGCCGCCGTCGCCGCGTTCATCCCGGGCCTGGTCCGTCCCGCAGGGGACGGTGACAAGGCCGGCCCCGCCGCGTCGGACAAGGTCGTGGTCGAGGCCTGA
- a CDS encoding ABC transporter substrate-binding protein has translation MVKPRNSRLAAAISLVSALALTATACGDDGSGIAGAKGAEGSGTGKIVFWDENGGVRTAIWKEIIADFEKANPDVDVQYVGIASTEAQSKYDTAIQGGGLPDVGGVGAAMVAGITAQDALEPLDDRIADSSLKGKLNEAMLENVKSAAGRDETYTVPISATNGVLYYRTDLFEKAGLGEPDTWDEFYKAAAKLTDQQKNRFGYTIRGGPGSIAQALDAMYGQSGITSFWDESGTRTTVNDPKNVAALEKYAGLYRKATPEADLNNDFTKMVAQFDSGSIAMLNHNLGSYQDHVSALGVEKFRGIPQPELADGTRVMVSNPVSGLGLLKSSENKAAAWKFIEFAASHASNSKFSESAGLIPANKEAAEDPWLDKAETTALGAEALFSGDTRIVQLPYYLPDWNTLSKADSESGFQKVLLGKTSAEDFLDSFAEDLDEAQAEWKEQQG, from the coding sequence ATGGTCAAGCCCCGCAACAGCCGTCTCGCCGCCGCGATATCCCTGGTCTCGGCCCTGGCCCTCACGGCCACCGCCTGCGGGGACGACGGCAGCGGCATCGCCGGTGCGAAGGGTGCCGAGGGCTCGGGCACCGGGAAGATCGTGTTCTGGGACGAGAACGGCGGCGTCCGTACGGCGATCTGGAAGGAGATCATCGCCGACTTCGAGAAGGCGAACCCGGACGTCGACGTGCAGTACGTGGGCATCGCCTCGACCGAGGCGCAGTCCAAGTACGACACCGCCATCCAGGGCGGCGGTCTGCCGGACGTCGGCGGCGTGGGCGCGGCGATGGTCGCCGGGATCACCGCGCAGGACGCACTGGAGCCGCTGGACGACCGGATCGCGGACAGCTCGCTCAAGGGCAAGCTCAACGAGGCGATGCTCGAGAACGTGAAGAGCGCGGCCGGCCGGGACGAGACGTACACGGTGCCGATCTCCGCCACCAACGGCGTCCTCTACTACCGCACGGACCTGTTCGAGAAGGCCGGGCTGGGGGAGCCCGACACCTGGGACGAGTTCTACAAGGCGGCGGCGAAGCTGACGGACCAGCAGAAGAATCGTTTCGGCTACACCATCCGCGGCGGCCCGGGCTCCATCGCCCAGGCCCTGGACGCGATGTACGGGCAGTCGGGCATCACGTCCTTCTGGGACGAGTCCGGGACGAGGACGACGGTCAACGACCCGAAGAACGTCGCGGCCCTGGAGAAGTACGCCGGCCTGTACAGGAAGGCCACCCCGGAGGCCGACCTCAACAACGACTTCACCAAGATGGTCGCCCAGTTCGACTCCGGCTCCATCGCCATGCTCAACCACAACCTGGGCTCCTACCAGGACCATGTGAGCGCGCTCGGCGTCGAGAAGTTCCGCGGTATCCCGCAGCCCGAACTGGCCGACGGTACGCGGGTGATGGTCTCCAACCCGGTCTCCGGCCTCGGCCTGCTCAAGTCGTCCGAGAACAAGGCGGCGGCCTGGAAGTTCATCGAGTTCGCCGCCTCCCACGCCTCGAACTCCAAGTTCAGCGAGTCCGCGGGCCTCATCCCGGCCAACAAGGAGGCCGCCGAGGACCCCTGGCTCGACAAGGCGGAGACCACCGCGCTCGGTGCCGAGGCGCTGTTCTCCGGGGACACCAGGATCGTCCAGCTCCCCTACTACCTGCCGGACTGGAACACCCTGTCCAAGGCCGACAGCGAGTCGGGCTTCCAGAAGGTCCTGCTCGGCAAGACGAGCGCCGAGGACTTCCTGGACTCCTTCGCCGAGGACCTCGACGAGGCCCAGGCGGAGTGGAAGGAACAGCAGGGCTGA